A single window of Methylacidimicrobium sp. AP8 DNA harbors:
- a CDS encoding NADH-quinone oxidoreductase subunit I codes for MIVVRRPELSWAERLFLPGFWEGLKVTWRHFVDRLTGKTRVTLQYPEERPPIPPGYRGAPVLVKDEEGREKCVSCQLCEFICPPRAIRIVPGEIPEDSPYAKVEKAPEEFWIDMTRCIFCGYCEEVCPEEAIFLLPQYYSLNGRSRSELLHDKAKLYEMGGILPLPIRKWADK; via the coding sequence ATGATCGTCGTTCGGAGGCCGGAACTGTCTTGGGCGGAGCGGCTCTTTCTTCCCGGATTCTGGGAAGGATTGAAGGTCACATGGCGCCACTTCGTGGATCGGCTTACGGGGAAAACGCGCGTCACCCTGCAATACCCCGAGGAGCGGCCTCCGATCCCGCCCGGATACCGGGGGGCGCCGGTATTGGTGAAGGACGAGGAGGGGCGGGAAAAATGCGTGAGCTGCCAGCTCTGCGAGTTCATCTGTCCTCCTCGGGCCATTCGGATCGTGCCGGGGGAGATCCCGGAAGATTCCCCTTACGCCAAAGTGGAGAAGGCTCCCGAGGAGTTCTGGATCGACATGACGCGGTGTATCTTTTGCGGCTACTGCGAGGAGGTCTGCCCCGAGGAGGCGATTTTTCTCCTGCCGCAGTACTACTCGCTCAACGGCCGCAGCCGCAGTGAGCTCCTCCATGATAAAGCCAAGCTTTATGAAATGGGGGGGATCCTGCCGTTGCCGATCCGGAAGTGGGCCGATAAATAG
- a CDS encoding aldo/keto reductase, translating into MKYRRLAQTGQNVSEVGFGVWTLSTGWWGKYTEEEALAFLHRALDLGINFFDTADVYGYGYGEELLGKAFAKDQREVVIATKVGYDFTGSNRGHSQRELPHNFSERFLRQAVENSLRRLRRETIDNLQLHNIRMEHVVDDDIWELLEALRREGKIRSYGIALGPAIGWLYEGIEALRRRRPHVVQHIYNLLEPFPGRPLMDAAPDASPRFLVRVPHSSGLLEGKYTAATTFPKGDHRNHRPAHWLPNGLKKVEQLRFLERPGRTLGQAALQWILQEPRVLSCLPNIYTMDQLEEFAGASDAPPLSRAELERIDALIAANFGMEEPPEAYKGTMTPAMSA; encoded by the coding sequence ATGAAGTATCGTCGTCTAGCGCAGACAGGACAAAACGTTTCCGAGGTCGGCTTCGGCGTCTGGACGCTTTCGACTGGCTGGTGGGGGAAATACACCGAAGAGGAAGCGCTCGCGTTTTTGCATCGGGCGCTCGACCTTGGAATTAACTTTTTCGATACGGCGGACGTCTACGGATACGGATACGGAGAAGAGCTGCTCGGGAAGGCTTTCGCCAAGGACCAACGGGAGGTGGTGATCGCGACCAAGGTCGGGTACGACTTCACGGGCAGCAACCGGGGTCACAGCCAGCGTGAGCTTCCCCACAATTTTTCCGAGCGCTTCCTCCGCCAGGCCGTAGAAAACTCCTTGCGTCGCCTCCGCCGGGAGACGATCGACAACCTTCAGCTTCACAACATCCGGATGGAGCACGTTGTAGACGACGATATCTGGGAGCTTCTCGAAGCGCTCCGCCGGGAAGGGAAAATCCGCTCCTATGGAATCGCGCTCGGGCCCGCGATCGGCTGGCTCTATGAAGGGATCGAGGCGCTTCGACGCCGTCGCCCGCACGTGGTCCAGCACATCTACAACCTCCTCGAGCCCTTCCCCGGCCGGCCGCTCATGGATGCGGCACCAGACGCGAGCCCCCGTTTTCTGGTGCGTGTTCCCCACTCGAGCGGACTGTTGGAAGGAAAATATACGGCTGCCACGACCTTCCCGAAGGGAGACCATCGGAATCATCGGCCGGCGCACTGGCTTCCGAACGGGCTGAAAAAGGTCGAGCAGCTTCGCTTTTTGGAACGACCCGGCAGGACATTGGGGCAAGCGGCTCTGCAATGGATTCTCCAAGAGCCGCGTGTCCTCTCTTGCTTGCCCAATATCTATACCATGGACCAGCTTGAGGAATTCGCCGGAGCTTCCGACGCTCCTCCCCTATCCCGGGCCGAGCTCGAACGCATCGACGCGCTTATCGCCGCCAACTTCGGGATGGAAGAGCCTCCGGAAGCCTACAAAGGCACGATGACCCCGGCGATGTCCGCATAG
- a CDS encoding NADH-quinone oxidoreductase subunit J codes for MEGFLFWFAAIVLLGSAAAVVLNRSPVASALSLVTMILALAGLFGLLGAYFLAAVQVWVYAGAVMVLFLFIIMLLDLKSEEQAPLRPLGVGAGLLTLVLLGVGFWRAIPSSAWETTGARAAEGNDAASIGHLLFGAYVLPFEAVGLLLLIAMVGVIVLSKKDV; via the coding sequence ATGGAAGGATTTTTGTTTTGGTTTGCGGCCATCGTGCTCCTGGGGAGCGCGGCGGCGGTTGTCCTCAACCGGAGCCCGGTGGCTTCGGCGTTGAGCTTGGTCACCATGATTCTCGCTCTGGCCGGACTCTTCGGCCTCCTGGGGGCCTACTTCCTCGCGGCGGTCCAAGTGTGGGTCTATGCGGGAGCCGTCATGGTGCTCTTCCTTTTCATCATCATGCTCCTCGATCTAAAGTCCGAGGAGCAGGCTCCGCTCCGACCGCTCGGTGTCGGGGCCGGTCTGCTCACTCTCGTCCTCCTCGGGGTGGGCTTCTGGAGGGCCATCCCCTCGTCCGCTTGGGAGACGACCGGGGCGCGCGCCGCGGAAGGGAATGATGCGGCGAGCATCGGGCATCTGCTCTTCGGAGCCTATGTGCTTCCCTTCGAGGCGGTTGGCCTGCTTCTCCTGATCGCCATGGTGGGGGTGATCGTGCTGAGCAAGAAGGACGTGTAG
- a CDS encoding DUF1802 family protein, whose amino-acid sequence MAADDIPPARKSGWPALKEAAPVVQALGQGWQIFVLRKGGIAEGRRGFAADYPDFWLFPTRFHAQREKIRPEFRFLAAPDERGEREEVVELQFVAKLLWSRFLVDWETVRRLAGFQLWEEGLLRERFAFGKKEGLHLLMLRIFRSSKVACPWDRRFGGCRSWITVRHPWSERLDPVVPDEAFALREKEVLRAAALDAGCPEPGREAG is encoded by the coding sequence TTGGCCGCCGACGATATTCCCCCGGCTCGGAAAAGCGGATGGCCCGCTCTTAAAGAGGCGGCGCCGGTCGTTCAGGCTTTGGGGCAGGGATGGCAAATCTTCGTCCTTCGGAAGGGCGGCATAGCCGAAGGACGCCGCGGGTTCGCAGCCGATTATCCCGATTTCTGGCTTTTCCCGACTCGGTTTCATGCGCAGCGCGAAAAGATCCGTCCGGAATTTCGCTTCCTGGCGGCACCGGACGAACGAGGGGAGAGGGAGGAGGTGGTGGAGCTGCAATTCGTAGCCAAGCTGCTCTGGTCCCGATTTTTGGTCGATTGGGAGACCGTCCGCCGGCTTGCGGGTTTTCAGCTCTGGGAGGAAGGGCTGCTTCGAGAGAGGTTCGCCTTCGGGAAGAAAGAGGGGCTGCATCTGTTGATGCTGCGGATCTTCCGGAGCAGTAAAGTGGCGTGTCCATGGGATCGCAGGTTCGGCGGATGCCGCTCTTGGATAACGGTGAGGCATCCGTGGAGTGAACGATTAGACCCGGTAGTGCCTGATGAGGCATTCGCCTTGCGGGAAAAGGAAGTGCTTCGGGCTGCGGCGTTGGATGCGGGATGCCCCGAACCAGGGCGAGAGGCCGGGTAG
- a CDS encoding lipid-A-disaccharide synthase N-terminal domain-containing protein, producing MSGLFLADNSWLGVHWSVMKVVGWTGNLLFFIRFVIQWLATERKRTVVVPLAFWYCSLGGSLLLLIYALSRRDSVFVFAYLFTWIPYIRNLYFAHRERRLNAPPAAVSEERAAATPPTRG from the coding sequence ATGAGCGGGCTCTTCTTGGCGGACAACTCCTGGCTGGGAGTGCACTGGAGTGTGATGAAGGTCGTCGGCTGGACAGGCAACCTCCTCTTCTTTATACGCTTCGTCATTCAGTGGCTGGCTACGGAGCGGAAGCGAACGGTCGTCGTCCCGTTGGCTTTTTGGTACTGCAGCCTGGGCGGGTCATTGCTGCTCTTGATCTATGCGCTTTCCCGAAGAGACTCGGTCTTCGTCTTCGCCTACCTCTTCACCTGGATCCCCTATATCCGGAACCTCTACTTCGCTCATCGGGAGCGACGCTTGAACGCGCCTCCGGCTGCGGTCTCGGAAGAGAGGGCGGCGGCGACGCCGCCGACGAGGGGATAA
- the nuoL gene encoding NADH-quinone oxidoreductase subunit L — MAWLLLLAPLASALLVWVALRPYPRLSQGVSLAASLVTFLTALGIALGKVEPPAALSWIDLPGLRIEIGMTLDPLARLMLLMVTGVAFLIHVYSIGYMAEDPGRARFFGELSLFLASMIGIVVSTNFIMMYIFWELVGVSSYLLIGFWFEKNSAADAARKAFLANRVGDFGFLLGILTFWATCGTVAFDPGAAHGLAGNPLATAAALLLFCGCIGKSAQIPLHVWLPDAMEGPTPVSALIHAATMVAAGVYMLCRIFFVLELSPEALSVIAWTGGVTALVAALIATQQNDIKRVLAYSTMSQLGYMVLAVGCADTTAAMFHLTTHGFFKALLFMGAGSVLHALHHEQDIWKMGGIGRKMPLTFLTFIIGAAALAGIPGLSGFFSKEAILQAAARSQPILFWMAAFTAGLTAFYMTRITLVSFLGKPRTEVAEHAKESPLVMGLPLVILAVPAVIAGYPFFGIEEYLGGHQAQAENSLVPTASLIAVLLGFAAGAVTYGRATGERIAIPVFQRKFYFDEIYDWTVLKLQDESARVLSWVDQWIVGFVLVRGGAFMVSLGGEMLRLLQAGNLREYAFFFALGAGGILLLLFGR; from the coding sequence ATGGCGTGGCTGCTTCTACTGGCCCCCCTGGCTTCGGCGTTGCTCGTCTGGGTTGCACTCCGGCCCTATCCCCGGCTCAGCCAAGGCGTTTCCCTTGCGGCGAGCTTGGTCACCTTCTTGACCGCCTTGGGCATCGCCCTCGGGAAGGTCGAGCCGCCCGCCGCGCTTTCCTGGATCGATCTGCCCGGGCTCCGAATCGAGATCGGAATGACCCTCGACCCGCTGGCGCGCCTGATGCTGCTTATGGTGACCGGGGTCGCCTTTCTGATCCACGTCTATTCGATCGGCTACATGGCGGAAGATCCGGGCAGGGCCCGGTTCTTCGGCGAGCTCTCCCTTTTTTTGGCTTCCATGATCGGGATCGTCGTTTCGACGAATTTCATCATGATGTACATCTTTTGGGAGCTCGTGGGCGTAAGCTCCTATCTGCTTATCGGCTTCTGGTTCGAGAAGAACTCGGCGGCGGATGCCGCCCGAAAGGCGTTCCTGGCGAACCGAGTGGGTGACTTCGGATTCCTCCTGGGAATTTTGACCTTCTGGGCGACCTGCGGGACCGTCGCCTTCGACCCCGGAGCAGCGCACGGACTGGCCGGGAATCCGCTGGCGACGGCGGCGGCCCTCCTTCTCTTTTGCGGCTGCATCGGGAAATCGGCGCAAATACCCCTGCATGTCTGGCTTCCCGATGCGATGGAAGGCCCGACTCCCGTCTCTGCGCTTATCCATGCGGCCACGATGGTGGCAGCCGGCGTTTACATGCTCTGCCGCATCTTCTTTGTCCTCGAGCTCTCCCCCGAGGCTCTTTCGGTCATCGCCTGGACCGGCGGAGTGACGGCGCTGGTGGCGGCTTTGATCGCTACGCAGCAGAACGACATCAAGCGGGTGCTCGCCTATTCGACGATGTCGCAGCTTGGATACATGGTGCTCGCCGTGGGATGCGCCGATACCACGGCGGCGATGTTCCATTTGACGACGCACGGCTTTTTCAAAGCCCTCCTGTTCATGGGCGCAGGCTCGGTGCTCCACGCTCTCCATCACGAGCAGGACATCTGGAAAATGGGGGGGATCGGCCGAAAGATGCCGCTGACGTTCCTTACCTTCATTATCGGGGCGGCCGCGTTGGCGGGGATCCCGGGCTTGTCGGGATTCTTCAGCAAGGAGGCCATTCTCCAGGCGGCGGCGCGCAGCCAACCCATCTTATTCTGGATGGCGGCTTTCACTGCGGGCCTGACGGCCTTCTACATGACCCGGATCACCCTGGTGTCTTTCCTGGGGAAGCCGCGGACGGAGGTGGCCGAGCATGCGAAGGAGTCGCCCCTTGTCATGGGCCTCCCTCTGGTCATCCTGGCCGTGCCGGCGGTCATCGCCGGGTATCCCTTTTTCGGGATCGAAGAGTACCTCGGGGGCCATCAGGCGCAGGCCGAAAACTCTCTGGTTCCGACAGCCTCCTTGATCGCGGTCCTCCTAGGTTTCGCCGCCGGGGCCGTCACGTATGGGCGAGCCACCGGCGAGCGGATCGCGATTCCTGTCTTTCAAAGGAAGTTCTATTTCGACGAGATCTACGACTGGACCGTACTCAAGCTCCAGGACGAATCCGCCAGGGTCCTGTCCTGGGTGGATCAATGGATTGTGGGGTTTGTCCTGGTCCGCGGAGGGGCTTTTATGGTCAGTCTGGGAGGAGAGATGCTGCGCCTGCTCCAGGCGGGCAACTTGCGGGAATATGCCTTTTTCTTCGCCCTCGGCGCGGGAGGGATTCTCCTATTGCTCTTCGGTCGCTAA
- a CDS encoding BsuPI-related putative proteinase inhibitor, which yields MKRAIVWLAWLLAAVPAWSIDVNPSKNTHPNIIDQTPRRHWSLFSFRFGDPKRIEKANQVNVRNLEARLQVDRNPFSLAMLHDRLDSATIRLTFQVFNKGKRTYSLTFPNAQRYDFVLRDAANQPLYVWSADKEFLPVEGMSMLDPGDYLTFTDVLPIQDLDRPLSPGIYRIEMTLAGYPGVTAATNLTVVP from the coding sequence GTGAAACGCGCGATCGTCTGGCTCGCCTGGTTGCTCGCCGCCGTTCCGGCATGGAGCATCGACGTGAACCCCAGCAAGAACACCCATCCGAACATCATCGACCAGACGCCGAGGCGGCATTGGAGTCTTTTTTCCTTTCGCTTCGGAGACCCGAAAAGGATCGAGAAGGCGAACCAGGTGAATGTGCGCAACTTGGAGGCACGTTTGCAGGTCGACCGGAATCCGTTTTCGCTCGCCATGCTGCATGATCGGCTCGACTCTGCTACCATACGGCTCACCTTCCAGGTGTTCAACAAGGGGAAGCGGACCTATTCATTGACCTTTCCCAACGCCCAACGCTACGATTTCGTCTTGCGGGACGCAGCCAACCAGCCGCTCTATGTCTGGTCGGCGGATAAAGAGTTTCTTCCTGTGGAAGGGATGTCGATGCTCGACCCGGGTGACTATCTGACGTTCACCGACGTCCTGCCGATCCAGGATCTCGACCGCCCGCTTTCTCCGGGAATCTATCGCATCGAGATGACGCTGGCCGGCTATCCGGGCGTCACGGCAGCCACCAACCTCACTGTGGTGCCTTAG
- the pgsA gene encoding CDP-diacylglycerol--glycerol-3-phosphate 3-phosphatidyltransferase, with amino-acid sequence MATAKHWNLPNRISLARLCICGLFVADVSVPWAYSATTALGLFAIGSLTDWVDGWIARKHNLVSDLGKLLDPLADKIFISAAFLVLLERGAVPLWAVVVIIAREFLVTGLRALMASRGAILAASPSGKWKTLAQMLCVLLALGQMTVTELAGGRQAAGAMLQVPVTVFLWLAVATTFASGVLYFYRCRTLAFPGENLREGGEGDLGRRRYSPGSEKRMARS; translated from the coding sequence GTGGCAACGGCCAAACACTGGAATCTCCCGAACCGGATCAGCCTGGCCCGGCTCTGCATTTGCGGCCTCTTCGTCGCGGATGTCAGCGTGCCTTGGGCCTACTCCGCCACGACGGCGCTGGGTCTTTTCGCTATCGGCAGCCTCACGGACTGGGTCGACGGTTGGATTGCGCGGAAGCACAATCTCGTCAGCGATTTGGGGAAGCTCCTCGATCCTCTCGCCGATAAGATTTTCATCTCCGCAGCCTTTTTGGTTCTGCTAGAGCGGGGAGCGGTTCCGCTCTGGGCCGTTGTCGTCATCATCGCTCGGGAGTTTTTGGTTACCGGTCTGCGCGCATTGATGGCGTCCCGAGGCGCGATTCTTGCGGCCTCACCGTCCGGGAAATGGAAGACCCTGGCGCAAATGCTCTGCGTTCTGTTGGCGCTCGGGCAGATGACCGTGACCGAACTGGCGGGGGGGAGGCAAGCAGCCGGGGCGATGTTGCAGGTCCCTGTGACTGTGTTCCTCTGGCTGGCGGTAGCGACCACCTTCGCCTCCGGCGTGCTCTATTTTTATCGTTGCCGCACGCTGGCTTTTCCCGGAGAAAACTTGAGGGAGGGAGGAGAAGGAGACCTTGGCCGCCGACGATATTCCCCCGGCTCGGAAAAGCGGATGGCCCGCTCTTAA
- the nuoK gene encoding NADH-quinone oxidoreductase subunit NuoK, protein MGAPTLGHYLVLSGLLFAVGLAGVIIRRDLLIMYMCLEIMLNAANLSLVAFSRFSQHSEGQALVFFVITVAAVEVAVGLALLVSLYRMKRTTKAEEITALKF, encoded by the coding sequence ATGGGCGCGCCTACTCTTGGTCACTATCTGGTCTTAAGCGGGTTGCTCTTCGCCGTCGGCTTGGCGGGGGTCATCATACGGAGGGATCTGCTCATTATGTACATGTGCTTGGAGATCATGCTCAACGCCGCAAACCTCTCGCTGGTGGCCTTCAGCCGGTTTTCCCAGCACTCCGAAGGGCAAGCGCTCGTCTTTTTTGTCATAACCGTGGCCGCCGTCGAGGTCGCCGTCGGTCTGGCGCTTCTCGTATCCCTCTACCGGATGAAGCGGACGACAAAGGCCGAAGAGATCACCGCTCTGAAATTTTAA
- a CDS encoding efflux RND transporter periplasmic adaptor subunit, with product MRKDPSSPRRILLRFMPPWRRGALPAVWGRVAKFVVRLAGKRHPGWLAAAFLILLLAVGMAKRGIQWMALQRVVAEGRKIYVELVTPEPTPASFPLVLPGTTQGFYETPIWARVSGYIKRWYHDIGERVQEGELLCEIDAPEVDQTVSNLRAKADIARINYERWKALVRTRAVSQEEYDVQRTGYEAAIAELNRWLEWQKFEKVTAPFSGVITARNIDVGTLVAGQGEFPFGALRQLFRIAEISLLRIYVAVPQAYALAVKEGMAAKVMIPEMPNEIRNGLVVRTAMGLESASRTLLTEVDLPNPDQKLLPGLYVVVSFQVPSRAAFTLPVNTVFERADGRYVVVVDASDRCHLRKVDLGNNDGYKVEILSGIQAGERVVLSPPDRAKEEGAAITVVKTREGRRSEPEKRN from the coding sequence TTGCGAAAAGACCCATCCTCCCCCCGGCGGATCCTCCTCCGCTTTATGCCCCCCTGGCGGCGGGGCGCGCTTCCGGCCGTGTGGGGCCGCGTTGCCAAGTTCGTGGTCCGCTTGGCAGGAAAGCGGCATCCCGGGTGGCTCGCAGCCGCGTTCTTGATTCTCCTCTTGGCAGTCGGGATGGCGAAGCGGGGAATCCAATGGATGGCTCTCCAACGAGTCGTCGCGGAGGGAAGAAAGATCTATGTGGAACTGGTCACCCCGGAACCGACGCCGGCTTCCTTCCCCTTGGTGTTGCCGGGCACGACGCAGGGTTTTTACGAAACGCCGATCTGGGCACGGGTGAGCGGGTATATCAAGAGATGGTACCATGATATCGGGGAGCGGGTGCAGGAAGGCGAGCTGCTCTGCGAGATCGACGCGCCGGAAGTCGACCAGACGGTATCCAACCTGAGAGCGAAGGCCGATATCGCCCGAATCAACTACGAGCGCTGGAAGGCGCTCGTGCGCACCAGGGCCGTCTCGCAGGAAGAATATGATGTCCAGCGTACCGGCTATGAAGCCGCCATAGCGGAGCTCAACCGGTGGCTCGAATGGCAAAAGTTCGAGAAGGTCACCGCCCCCTTTTCGGGAGTGATCACGGCTCGAAACATCGACGTCGGAACCCTGGTCGCCGGCCAAGGCGAATTTCCCTTCGGGGCGTTGCGGCAGCTCTTCCGGATAGCGGAAATTTCCCTTTTGCGCATCTACGTCGCTGTCCCGCAGGCCTATGCCTTGGCGGTCAAGGAGGGGATGGCGGCGAAGGTGATGATCCCGGAAATGCCGAACGAGATTCGGAATGGTCTGGTCGTCCGCACCGCGATGGGGCTCGAGTCGGCCTCCCGCACCCTGCTCACCGAGGTCGATTTGCCTAATCCCGATCAGAAGCTCTTGCCGGGGCTCTACGTAGTGGTCAGCTTCCAGGTGCCCAGTCGAGCAGCTTTCACGCTGCCGGTCAATACGGTCTTCGAGCGCGCCGACGGTCGTTATGTCGTCGTCGTCGATGCGTCCGATCGATGTCATCTCCGGAAGGTTGATCTTGGGAACAACGACGGATACAAAGTAGAGATTCTGTCCGGCATCCAGGCGGGGGAGCGGGTGGTCTTAAGCCCTCCCGACCGGGCGAAAGAAGAGGGAGCCGCCATTACGGTCGTTAAGACGCGGGAAGGCCGGCGGTCCGAGCCCGAGAAGAGGAACTAA